Within the Gigantopelta aegis isolate Gae_Host chromosome 8, Gae_host_genome, whole genome shotgun sequence genome, the region TGCCTAATctatttggttttttttttaaagcaataaaacatgtttcatttaatCAATATATTGGCATggaatttgaattttaaaacattgaagtAGGAAACCAGTACTATTAAATCATCTACCTGACAGTTATCCCTAAAGGCCAACCATGTCCTTGAGTTATGTTATATCAAAATGGTACGACCAAAGAAAAACAATCGTGCACttttaaatgcaatttttgAATGAATATGAATTAATATACTGATTATTAACAGTAGCCCTTAAACGAGTAAAATTTTACTGCGATagtaaaattgaaatattattttatcaggCGCGCCaacatcaaaaaataaaaataagtaataaaattaaaatctgtttatatacCTCTTATCGTgtccgtccccccccccccccccccccgtggcccaggccccccaccccaccccaactttCCACAAAACCCCTGAATCCGCACCTGATTGTACTGGAACGGTTAAACACATATTAGCACAAGTAGTGCAGATAACCTATGGTATACCCATCACAAATTGcaaaagtaattaaattaaatgtgtttgctCAGAATTTAGTAAggaataacattaaaaatgtagaaaaaattataattagtgGAACAGGTAGTAATTTGGTTTTAACTTAGTCTGAGCACTGACGCATCAGTAgtccatatttaaaaacaaaagtacttCCCAGGGCATTTTGTGCCTAAAGTGGCAACTCAACTCATCGTACATAATTTGAGGATGTTCatttaaaacacaaatgttACCAACTAATACTTCCATGTAATGTCTAGACTTCTAATTGATGTGcatgcataatattaatagttattcctatattttatatgtctaagatttgaagtgttttagttagttatacatgtatataaaataaatttaatatgtctATCAGTATAACCAACAAACTGTAACGAAATTCTacaaaacatgattatttcaGCTTCTAGCTGTCTAGGtgacattgttatttttaagtGCACAAATCTCCGTTTCCTTAGATGAAGATAGCTTTATTACGAATATGCGATCAATATATCTGTTCGATACAAACCACTCCATGTTACCTGATGAAAACAGACAAACTACTTGATGTTTGCTTGCTTCCGATTTCATCATCCGAatgaatgacaccccagcacgaaatatacattggctactgaatgtcaaactttGGTTAATgcaaacatgaagtgatgatcaatatcaatataaaaattcaagaattaaataaaaacacagtgtaaagaactgtgcaagaAATACCAATATCACAgttagataaaattaaaatttagaataaaattgcAACAGAagttcaggatggaatcgaaatgatttcATCACCTTTCTTCATCGAAATATATCTTTTCCAGTTTCCTTCAGATGATTGCGCTCCAACAAAATATGGCGtactgtcagagtacactgatagtgctcacactgaggtggaggatccgtcttcagaataaattaaagtatatatgtatgaccgatgctaGCACGACTCCTCATctgtttcattttaatttcttaaCCATCGCATCTAAACCCATCTTCATGGTTATGGAAAAACCCCGCGGTGTCCTTGGAGATGACTCCGAGTTAAAACACTCGTCCACAGCTTTCCGCCTGGTCTTGTTTAATAGACAACCATATGTCTGGAGGACAGACCTTACAGAGTATATTTGGCCGCAGTCTTCACAGATTGTTCTGAGCAGTGAggcgtttgtttgtttgtttgttttttgttttttgtggggtttttttaatggaacACACGATTAGACGTCCAACATCCGGGGAGCAGACGAAGATGTGCCTTagctataaaaaaaagttgttggATGGATAATTATAAAAGGATTCTTCGGAAagtatttgcttaatttagcTTCCAGGGTGTAGAAACGTTCATCGTGACAGCATGAATTCAGATAAAATATTGGTTTGTGAATAAACATAGCATCATTTAAAAACACGTTTGagtatatttgaaataaatatttattttttatttgtttttaaatgtactcATATGAGTACATGGGGCTGTACTCGTATGAGTACAAAAGTAATTATTacatcagattttaaaaatatttgttgcaatcagaaaaaaacatatcaaatttatttaacaCACCATAAGAACAATGTAGCAGATCTATAAGTGCAGAGAAAAGACTACAAGATAAACATGTTGCCGTAGGTGCTTATTGTACTCAAACGAGTACACATTTAAATGTTTGGCTCTGTTCAAATATAAGTTTAATCATTCAAGTAAATTGCACTCATTTTGAGAATATTAGACATATATGGAAATTCTCAGTACTTCTTcattagaaatatttcatttttgcaAATAGTGTTTGTGCTTATAAAGTATGCATTCATTTGAGTACACTGGGTTTTAAAGGGTTAAAAGATAATTTATTGTATAGAATATCGATCAGCATCTGTATAAACAAgctgttgttgtcctaatgtctGTAGGAGCTCATATCCGATTTCATCTTCCAATAATGTTGTAcgtacaaaaacaatatatattacgaaGTAAAATGAGCAACAGAATAGATGTCTAAcgacacgaaaaatacatcggctattgggtgtcaaactatggtaaatgcaaaacaataaGTGATGATTAAAATGAgcaataaaatagaatagaatagatgtttaacgacaccccagacactggtattctaaacaagaaaatgtattaaatatgaaaTTGTAGTCGCAAAAACGtctgctgcaaactcaggatagtccctttataTGTTAACTGTAGGATATTCTGTGTTAATAATATTGCATGTTCTTGTCATGAGTAGTAAGGAGGCCTGTTGagagtcatgacctactttccgtgaccttgaccttgatgacgtcacgtgacctcgtcctactggccctgacctacttagactggccttgaccttgatgacgtcacggactactgtaccgtgtgcaacgtcctactggccccgacctacttagactaaccttgacctacttagactggcctactgtgccgcgtgcaacgtcctactgacccggccctgacctatttagaccggcccctgacctacttagactaacacgaaagagtataaaaaggctagatacggtttcattgtcattcgctcgccgaaaacgatcagatctacgttcaatccagagatggcctgttccacaagtgatgaagcgagatgtcgtctagaacttggaactaacgtctacgtggtggccaagttatggaaaggggacactgctattcagataaggaaatttgacagtgacaaggggaaaactttccccaccaagcgaggtattgtccttagtcttaaacagtggatcgaactgtctggatgtaaaagccaaattgacgaaacgatttcagcattaaaccagGGGAAAGACGAAACATTGTTCAGACACCTTGGTGTCAACGTCCATGTCAGCGTCGACAAGAACTTTGctggggtggacctgcgtcagtggtggtggtgtgaagaaactaaatccgtgaaaccttcgaagaagggaatattcctttctctacaacaatgggagaaactgaaaggctgtttcacagtcatgtgtaactttgtaccagagctgaactcgattgtgccctgagccatgcaagacgaccatcaaaaccagatgggatttcttcagtgtaacttctgcaaccctaacgagtgtcaccagtggtgaacgagttttgttttggatgaaggtataaaagaatggatttatggtttacacttcatttgctttgtgactgtgctagagaacagacgtgttttatgattctgacattcttgtgtcttgttgcactctatctggaacgaagaagatggcatcgggatattcgagcagtcttagtatcagcagcagtagcgacgaggacgacgtcttggtctgcaaatgttcagaaagacatacaatcaaaagagtggctaccaaaccagatgagaagaagagtacTCATTGTgtggatcaaacggatgctgcctgtgacacTATGGATGAAGATGGTGAAATCAAAGAAGCCGTGGATCAAACAGATGCAGCCCGTGACACAGACGCTTCCTGGGATCAAGAAGACTGCTGTTCGAGACGTTACCTGTTCtgccatcgtcccgaaatgCGCCACATCTACACACGGATGCAGACATTTGGGTGGTGGCCCATACAGTTacgccagaaaccgagggagctcgccaaggccggtttcttctactCGGGGgatcacgatgccgtcgtctgttactgttgtggactacgtgcctaccgatggcagagaatggacgacccagtgatggaacattacagactgtccccgagatgtccctatgtgaataacgtgttcagacattaactGTTTCAAACACGTGTGAGACACTTGAATGTTTTTGACATAACtgtatgttttgtcatatattttatgtactacatttttgttgtttagtaataaaattttgcGTTGTATCCTTccgttatttataaatagcatgaCTTTGTGACATGTATGTCAGTTGAGAACCATGTCTCAGTGGGAAAGGTACCTAGAGTCTATTTACTACGATGTAAAACATCCTGGGAGTTATGCAGGTCCTAGTAAACTGTATCAAGCTGTTAAAGCAGAgggtaaatttaaaattcctCTGACACGTATTAAATCATGGTTGAAAGGTCAAGAGACCTATACCATGACACATCAAGTGAGGCGAAAGTTTCCACGTAATACCTATGTTGTGGAAGAGTTAGACAGTCACTGGCAATCCGATCTAATGGATATGGTCAGTTTGGCTAAATACAATGACGGGGTGAGATACCTCATGATGATCATTGATCTGTTCTCCAGGTACTTGTGGGTGTTACCACTCAAGTCGAAAACGGGGAACGACGTGGTAGAGACTTTGACAGAATTCTGGAAATCAGAGTCCAGAAAACCCAAACTGTTTCAGTCCGATTCAGGGTCAGAATACAAGAACCATAAGGTCAAAGCATTGCTGAAGTCGCATGGCATAACACAGCTGTTTGCTCTCAATGAAACCAAAGCAAGTTATGCCGAACGGGTCATTAAAACCATTAAAATGCGTCTCTATCGCTACATGTTAAGAAACTTTACTTACAAGTACATGGATGTCCTAGAGAAAGTCGTCTATAGTTATAACCACACCAAACATCGAATGTTAGGTCAAACACCAGCCAGTGTCAACCAAACGAACGAAGGAGAGGTCCGTCTGTCTCAGTACCTGATCAAACCTAAAAAGGCAATCCACAAAAAGAAGTTTACATTTAATATAGGTGATAAAGTACGAGTCAGTCATCTTCGGGGCACCTTTGATCGGGAATACCAAGAGAAATGGTCTGGCGAAATATTTACCATTGAGAAAAGGTACTGGTCTCACGGTAAAGACTTGTACAAATTAAAGGACTGGGGTGGTGATGCCATCGAAGGGACATTCTATGCAGCTGAACTTCAAAAGGTGACTGAGAATCCTGATCAACTGTACCGTATCCAAGACATTGTGAAAAGGAGAATACGGaacaaacagaaagaagtgTTGGTGAAATGGCTTCACTGGCCTAAGAAGTACAATTCGTGGATTCCAGAAGCAGACGTTGTTCGATATCAGACAGTATAAAAGacctcagcacatgtttgaCTTTTCATTATCATGGAAGAAATTGTAGAGACACAACCTCTGTCAAGAAGTCATTCGGGTGATACCTGGACATTTTTTGGTAAACGTGTGGCCAAA harbors:
- the LOC121379784 gene encoding uncharacterized protein LOC121379784; protein product: MSQWERYLESIYYDVKHPGSYAGPSKLYQAVKAEGKFKIPLTRIKSWLKGQETYTMTHQVRRKFPRNTYVVEELDSHWQSDLMDMVSLAKYNDGVRYLMMIIDLFSRYLWVLPLKSKTGNDVVETLTEFWKSESRKPKLFQSDSGSEYKNHKVKALLKSHGITQLFALNETKASYAERVIKTIKMRLYRYMLRNFTYKYMDVLEKVVYSYNHTKHRMLGQTPASVNQTNEGEVRLSQYLIKPKKAIHKKKFTFNIGDKVRVSHLRGTFDREYQEKWSGEIFTIEKRYWSHGKDLYKLKDWGGDAIEGTFYAAELQKVTENPDQLYRIQDIVKRRIRNKQKEVLVKWLHWPKKYNSWIPEADVVRYQTV